A genomic window from Labrus bergylta chromosome 7, fLabBer1.1, whole genome shotgun sequence includes:
- the glg1a gene encoding Golgi apparatus protein 1 isoform X1, producing the protein MADCIRVPLPLLLLLMCILSSLHPIEGDINGVAKLAAKSDNLPNPAGGLGPAAVNPGAAERNPGAGASLPRRRSAGWKLAEEAVCREDLTRLCPKHSWNNNLAVLECLQDRKEETEIAAECNHLLWNYKLNLTTDPKFESVAVEVCKNTISEIKECAAEELGKGYLVSCLVDHRGNISDYQCNQYITKMTTIVFSDYRLICGFMDKCREDINTLRCGSISTGEKDIHSQGEVIACLEKALVREAEEQPGAHPIKDECKKSIMRVAELSSDDFHLDRYLYFACREDRERFCENTLAGEGRVYKCLFNHKFEEAMNERCREALTTRQKLIAQDYKVSYSLAKACKSDLRKYRCSADSNMPRAREARLSYLLLCLESAVHRGRVVNGECQGEMMDYRRMLMEDFSLSPEIVLHCRSEIEGHCSGLHRKGRTLHCLMRVGRGDMGAIDPNCQKALQTLIQEADPGADYRIDRALNEACESVIQTACKHIRNGDPMILSCLMEHLYTEKMVEDCEHRLLELQYFIARDWKLDPILYKKCQGDAARLCHTPGWNVTSEMMPPGAIFSCLYRHAYRSVEQGRRLPDGASEAETKGVTLSRDCKVEVQRILHQRALDVKLDPELQKRCMTDLGKWCSEKTEAGQELECLQDHLEDLVSDCRDVVGNLTEMESEDIQIEALLMRACDPIIQAHCHELADNQIDTGDLMECLVQNKHQKEMNEKCAVGVTHFQLIQIKDFRFSYKFKTACKEDVLKLCPNIKKKVDVVICLSTTVRNDTLQDAKEQRVSVKCRKQLRVEEVEMSEDIRLEPELYDSCKQDITRLCQNIAFGNAQVIECLKENKLQLTQRCHQRIFKLQETEMVDPELDYQLMRVCKHMIRRFCTESEGKNVLQCLKQNKNSELMDPKCKQTITKRQITQNTDYRLNPVLRKACKADIPKFCQPILNKATADSELEGQVISCLKLKYADQRLSPDCEDQIRVILQESALDYRLDPQLQLHCTQEISTLCPEEAAAQEQTGQVEECLKVNLLKIKQEGCKKEVLNMLKESKADIFVDPVLHTACALDIKHQCAAIPPGRGRQMSCLMEALQDKRVRLQPECKKRLQDRIDMWSYAAKVAPAEGFSDLAMQVMTSPSKNYILTVIGAGVAVLFLMGLLCGRITKRVTQELKDR; encoded by the exons ATGGCGGACTGTATACGTGTTCCTCTGCCCCTGCTCCTGCTTTTGATGTGCATCTTGTCGTCTTTGCATCCAATTGAAGGAGACATCAACGGTGTCGCTAAACTCGCTGCGAAATCCGATAACTTACCGAACCCGGCTGGAGGTCTGGGGCCAGCTGCGGTGAACCCGGGAGCCGCTGAGAGGAACCCGGGGGCCGGGGCCTCGCTGCCTCGGCGGCGCTCTGCCGGCTGGAAGTTGGCTGAGGAGGCGGTGTGTAGGGAGGACCTGACCCGGCTTTGCCCCAAACACTCCTGGAACAACAACCTGGCGGTGTTGGAGTGTCTACAGGACAGAAAGGAG GAAACAGAGATTGCTGCAGAATGCAACCAT ctgctgtggAACTACAAGCTGAACCTGACCACCGACCCAAAGTTTGAGTCTGTAGCCGTGGAGGTCTGCAAGAACACCATCTCAGAG ATCAAAGAATGTGCGGCAGAGGAGTTGGGGAAAGGCTACCTGGTGTCCTGTCTGGTAGATCACCGTGGAAACATCAGCGACTACCAGTGCAACCAGTACATCACCAAGATGACCACCATCGTCTTCAGCGACTACCGGCTAATCTGCGGCTTCATGGACAAGTGCAGAGAGGACATCAACACCTTGCGCTGCGGCAGCATCAGCACCGGAGAGAAG GACATCCACTCGCAGGGCGAGGTGATCGCCTGTCTGGAGAAAGCTTTGGTGAGAGAAGCCGAGGAGCAGCCGGGGGCTCACCCCATCAAAGACGAGTGTAAGAAGTCCATCATGAGAGTGGCGGAGCTCTCCTCAGACGACTTCCACCTGGACCGTTACCTGTACTTCGCCTGCCGCGAGGACCGAGAGCGCTTCTGTGAAAAC acTCTGGCCGGAGAAGGACGAGTTTACAAATGTCTCTTCAATCACAAGTTTGAGGAAGCGATGAATGAGAGG TGCCGCGAGGCGTTGACCACCCGGCAGAAACTCATCGCTCAGGACTACAAGGTGAGCTACTCGCTGGCCAAAGCCTGCAAGTCCGACCTGAGGAAATACCGCTGCAGCGCCGACTCCAATATGCCGCGAGCCCGAGAAGCTCGCCTGTCGTACCTGCTGCTGTGTCTGGAGTCTGCAGTCCACAGAG GCCGCGTGGTGAACGGCGAGTGTCAGGGCGAGATGATGGATTACAGGCGGATGCTGATGGAGGATTTCTCTCTGAGTCCGGAGATCGTGCTGCACTGCCGCAGCGAGATCGAGGGTCACTGCTCCGGCCTGCACCGAAAAGGACGCACGCTGCACTGCCTGATGAGGGTCGGACGAGGAGACATGGGAGCCATCGACCCCAATTGTCAGAAAGCG CTCCAGACTCTGATCCAGGAAGCCGACCCCGGAGCAGACTACCGCATCGACCGAGCGCTCAACGAGGCCTGCGAGTCAGTCATCCAGACTGCCTGCAAACACATCCGTAATGGAGACCCCAT GATCCTGTCGTGTCTGATGGAGCATCTGTACACGGAGAAGATGGTGGAGGACTGTGAGCACaggctgctggagctgcagtACTTCATCGCCAGAGACTGGAA GTTGGATCCCATCTTGTATAAAAAATGTCAGGGGGACGCCGCTCGCCTCTGCCACACTCCCGGCTGGAACGTGACGAGTGAGATGATGCCGCCTGGCGCCATTTTCTCCTGCCTGTACCGCCACGCCTACCGCTCTGTGGAGCAGGGACGGAGG CTCCCCGATGGAGCATCTGAAGCAGAAACCAAGGGAGTGACT CTCTCCAGGGACTGTAAGGTGGAGGTGCAGCGGattctccaccagagggcgctggACGTGAAGCTGGACCCTGAGCTGCAGAAGCGCTGCATGACTGACCTGGGGAAGTGGTGCAGCGAGAAGACAGAGGCCGGCCAGGAGCTGGAGTGTCTGCAGGATCACCTGGAGGATCTGGTGTCCGACTGCAGAGACGTGGTGGGGAACCTGACGGAGATGGAGTCAGAG GATATTCAGATTGAGGCGCTGCTGATGAGAGCCTGTGACCCCATCATCCAGGCCCACTGCCAC gagttGGCTGATAATCAGATCGACACCGGGGATCTGATGGAGTGTTTGGTTCAGAACAAACATCAGAAGGAGATGAACGAGAAGTGTGCGGTGGGAGTGACGCACTTCCAGCTG ATTCAGATCAAGGATTTCCGTTTCTCCTACAAGTTCAAGACGGCGTGTAAGGAGGACGTCCTCAAACTGTGTCCCAACATCAAGAAGAA GGTCGACGTGGTGATCTGCCTCAGCACCACGGTGAGGAACGACACCCTGCAGGACGCCAAGGAGCAGCGCGTGTCCGTCAAGTGTCGCAAACAGCTgcgggtggaggaggtggagatg TCTGAGGATATCCGCCTGGAGCCCGAGCTGTACGACTCCTGCAAGCAGGACATCACCAGACTGTGTCAGAACATCGCCTTTGGAAACGCACAG GTAATCGAGTGTCTGAAGGAGAACAAACTTCAGCTGACTCAGCGCTGCCACCAGCGGATCTTTAAGCTGCAGGAGACGGAGATGGTCGATCCTGAGCTGGACTACCAGCTGATGAGAGTCTGCAAGCACATGATCAGG CGTTTCTGCACGGAGTCGGAGGGAAAGAATGTCCTTCAGTGTCTGAAACAGAACAAGAACAGCGAGCTGATGGACCCCAAATGTAAACAGACGATCACCAAGAGACAGATCACCCAgaacacag ACTACAGGCTGAACCCGGTCCTCAGGAAGGCGTGTAAAGCCGACATCCCCAAGTTCTGTCAGCCGATCCTGAACAAGGCGACGGCGGACAGCGAGCTGGAGGGTCAGGTCATCTCCTGCCTGAAACTGAAATATGCCGACCAG CGTTTGTCTCCAGACTGTGAGGACCAGATCCGGGTCATCCTGCAGGAGTCAGCACTCGACTACAGACTGGACCCTCAGCTGCAGCTGCACTGCACTCAAGAG ATTTCCACGCTGTGTCCCGAGGAGGCGGCAGCTCAGGAGCAGACGGGGCAGGTGGAGGAGTGTCTGAAGGTGAACCTGCTGAAGATCAAACAGGAAGGATGCAAGAAG GAGGTGTTGAACATGTTGAAGGAGAGTAAAGCGGACATCTTCGTCGACCCTGTCCTCCACACGGCCTGCGCTCTGGACATCAAACATCAGTGTGCAGCCATCCCACCTGGCAGGGGGCGCC AGATGTCGTGTCTGATGGAGGCGCTGCAGGACAAACGTGTTCGTCTGCAGCCCGAGTGCAAGAAGAGACTTCAGGATCGCATTGACATGTGGAGCTACGCTGCCAAG GTGGCTCCCGCTGAGGGTTTCTCAGACCTCGCCATGCAGGTGATGACATCACCATCCAAGAACTACATCCTGACTGTGATTGGTGCGGGCGTGGCGGTGCTCTTCCTGATGGGGCTCCTCTGCGGCAGAATCACCAAACGCGTCACTCAGGAGCTGAAGGACAGGTAG
- the glg1a gene encoding Golgi apparatus protein 1 isoform X2: MADCIRVPLPLLLLLMCILSSLHPIEGDINGVAKLAAKSDNLPNPAGGLGPAAVNPGAAERNPGAGASLPRRRSAGWKLAEEAVCREDLTRLCPKHSWNNNLAVLECLQDRKEETEIAAECNHLLWNYKLNLTTDPKFESVAVEVCKNTISEIKECAAEELGKGYLVSCLVDHRGNISDYQCNQYITKMTTIVFSDYRLICGFMDKCREDINTLRCGSISTGEKDIHSQGEVIACLEKALVREAEEQPGAHPIKDECKKSIMRVAELSSDDFHLDRYLYFACREDRERFCENTLAGEGRVYKCLFNHKFEEAMNERCREALTTRQKLIAQDYKVSYSLAKACKSDLRKYRCSADSNMPRAREARLSYLLLCLESAVHRGRVVNGECQGEMMDYRRMLMEDFSLSPEIVLHCRSEIEGHCSGLHRKGRTLHCLMRVGRGDMGAIDPNCQKALQTLIQEADPGADYRIDRALNEACESVIQTACKHIRNGDPMILSCLMEHLYTEKMVEDCEHRLLELQYFIARDWKLDPILYKKCQGDAARLCHTPGWNVTSEMMPPGAIFSCLYRHAYRSVEQGRRLSRDCKVEVQRILHQRALDVKLDPELQKRCMTDLGKWCSEKTEAGQELECLQDHLEDLVSDCRDVVGNLTEMESEDIQIEALLMRACDPIIQAHCHELADNQIDTGDLMECLVQNKHQKEMNEKCAVGVTHFQLIQIKDFRFSYKFKTACKEDVLKLCPNIKKKVDVVICLSTTVRNDTLQDAKEQRVSVKCRKQLRVEEVEMSEDIRLEPELYDSCKQDITRLCQNIAFGNAQVIECLKENKLQLTQRCHQRIFKLQETEMVDPELDYQLMRVCKHMIRRFCTESEGKNVLQCLKQNKNSELMDPKCKQTITKRQITQNTDYRLNPVLRKACKADIPKFCQPILNKATADSELEGQVISCLKLKYADQRLSPDCEDQIRVILQESALDYRLDPQLQLHCTQEISTLCPEEAAAQEQTGQVEECLKVNLLKIKQEGCKKEVLNMLKESKADIFVDPVLHTACALDIKHQCAAIPPGRGRQMSCLMEALQDKRVRLQPECKKRLQDRIDMWSYAAKVAPAEGFSDLAMQVMTSPSKNYILTVIGAGVAVLFLMGLLCGRITKRVTQELKDR; encoded by the exons ATGGCGGACTGTATACGTGTTCCTCTGCCCCTGCTCCTGCTTTTGATGTGCATCTTGTCGTCTTTGCATCCAATTGAAGGAGACATCAACGGTGTCGCTAAACTCGCTGCGAAATCCGATAACTTACCGAACCCGGCTGGAGGTCTGGGGCCAGCTGCGGTGAACCCGGGAGCCGCTGAGAGGAACCCGGGGGCCGGGGCCTCGCTGCCTCGGCGGCGCTCTGCCGGCTGGAAGTTGGCTGAGGAGGCGGTGTGTAGGGAGGACCTGACCCGGCTTTGCCCCAAACACTCCTGGAACAACAACCTGGCGGTGTTGGAGTGTCTACAGGACAGAAAGGAG GAAACAGAGATTGCTGCAGAATGCAACCAT ctgctgtggAACTACAAGCTGAACCTGACCACCGACCCAAAGTTTGAGTCTGTAGCCGTGGAGGTCTGCAAGAACACCATCTCAGAG ATCAAAGAATGTGCGGCAGAGGAGTTGGGGAAAGGCTACCTGGTGTCCTGTCTGGTAGATCACCGTGGAAACATCAGCGACTACCAGTGCAACCAGTACATCACCAAGATGACCACCATCGTCTTCAGCGACTACCGGCTAATCTGCGGCTTCATGGACAAGTGCAGAGAGGACATCAACACCTTGCGCTGCGGCAGCATCAGCACCGGAGAGAAG GACATCCACTCGCAGGGCGAGGTGATCGCCTGTCTGGAGAAAGCTTTGGTGAGAGAAGCCGAGGAGCAGCCGGGGGCTCACCCCATCAAAGACGAGTGTAAGAAGTCCATCATGAGAGTGGCGGAGCTCTCCTCAGACGACTTCCACCTGGACCGTTACCTGTACTTCGCCTGCCGCGAGGACCGAGAGCGCTTCTGTGAAAAC acTCTGGCCGGAGAAGGACGAGTTTACAAATGTCTCTTCAATCACAAGTTTGAGGAAGCGATGAATGAGAGG TGCCGCGAGGCGTTGACCACCCGGCAGAAACTCATCGCTCAGGACTACAAGGTGAGCTACTCGCTGGCCAAAGCCTGCAAGTCCGACCTGAGGAAATACCGCTGCAGCGCCGACTCCAATATGCCGCGAGCCCGAGAAGCTCGCCTGTCGTACCTGCTGCTGTGTCTGGAGTCTGCAGTCCACAGAG GCCGCGTGGTGAACGGCGAGTGTCAGGGCGAGATGATGGATTACAGGCGGATGCTGATGGAGGATTTCTCTCTGAGTCCGGAGATCGTGCTGCACTGCCGCAGCGAGATCGAGGGTCACTGCTCCGGCCTGCACCGAAAAGGACGCACGCTGCACTGCCTGATGAGGGTCGGACGAGGAGACATGGGAGCCATCGACCCCAATTGTCAGAAAGCG CTCCAGACTCTGATCCAGGAAGCCGACCCCGGAGCAGACTACCGCATCGACCGAGCGCTCAACGAGGCCTGCGAGTCAGTCATCCAGACTGCCTGCAAACACATCCGTAATGGAGACCCCAT GATCCTGTCGTGTCTGATGGAGCATCTGTACACGGAGAAGATGGTGGAGGACTGTGAGCACaggctgctggagctgcagtACTTCATCGCCAGAGACTGGAA GTTGGATCCCATCTTGTATAAAAAATGTCAGGGGGACGCCGCTCGCCTCTGCCACACTCCCGGCTGGAACGTGACGAGTGAGATGATGCCGCCTGGCGCCATTTTCTCCTGCCTGTACCGCCACGCCTACCGCTCTGTGGAGCAGGGACGGAGG CTCTCCAGGGACTGTAAGGTGGAGGTGCAGCGGattctccaccagagggcgctggACGTGAAGCTGGACCCTGAGCTGCAGAAGCGCTGCATGACTGACCTGGGGAAGTGGTGCAGCGAGAAGACAGAGGCCGGCCAGGAGCTGGAGTGTCTGCAGGATCACCTGGAGGATCTGGTGTCCGACTGCAGAGACGTGGTGGGGAACCTGACGGAGATGGAGTCAGAG GATATTCAGATTGAGGCGCTGCTGATGAGAGCCTGTGACCCCATCATCCAGGCCCACTGCCAC gagttGGCTGATAATCAGATCGACACCGGGGATCTGATGGAGTGTTTGGTTCAGAACAAACATCAGAAGGAGATGAACGAGAAGTGTGCGGTGGGAGTGACGCACTTCCAGCTG ATTCAGATCAAGGATTTCCGTTTCTCCTACAAGTTCAAGACGGCGTGTAAGGAGGACGTCCTCAAACTGTGTCCCAACATCAAGAAGAA GGTCGACGTGGTGATCTGCCTCAGCACCACGGTGAGGAACGACACCCTGCAGGACGCCAAGGAGCAGCGCGTGTCCGTCAAGTGTCGCAAACAGCTgcgggtggaggaggtggagatg TCTGAGGATATCCGCCTGGAGCCCGAGCTGTACGACTCCTGCAAGCAGGACATCACCAGACTGTGTCAGAACATCGCCTTTGGAAACGCACAG GTAATCGAGTGTCTGAAGGAGAACAAACTTCAGCTGACTCAGCGCTGCCACCAGCGGATCTTTAAGCTGCAGGAGACGGAGATGGTCGATCCTGAGCTGGACTACCAGCTGATGAGAGTCTGCAAGCACATGATCAGG CGTTTCTGCACGGAGTCGGAGGGAAAGAATGTCCTTCAGTGTCTGAAACAGAACAAGAACAGCGAGCTGATGGACCCCAAATGTAAACAGACGATCACCAAGAGACAGATCACCCAgaacacag ACTACAGGCTGAACCCGGTCCTCAGGAAGGCGTGTAAAGCCGACATCCCCAAGTTCTGTCAGCCGATCCTGAACAAGGCGACGGCGGACAGCGAGCTGGAGGGTCAGGTCATCTCCTGCCTGAAACTGAAATATGCCGACCAG CGTTTGTCTCCAGACTGTGAGGACCAGATCCGGGTCATCCTGCAGGAGTCAGCACTCGACTACAGACTGGACCCTCAGCTGCAGCTGCACTGCACTCAAGAG ATTTCCACGCTGTGTCCCGAGGAGGCGGCAGCTCAGGAGCAGACGGGGCAGGTGGAGGAGTGTCTGAAGGTGAACCTGCTGAAGATCAAACAGGAAGGATGCAAGAAG GAGGTGTTGAACATGTTGAAGGAGAGTAAAGCGGACATCTTCGTCGACCCTGTCCTCCACACGGCCTGCGCTCTGGACATCAAACATCAGTGTGCAGCCATCCCACCTGGCAGGGGGCGCC AGATGTCGTGTCTGATGGAGGCGCTGCAGGACAAACGTGTTCGTCTGCAGCCCGAGTGCAAGAAGAGACTTCAGGATCGCATTGACATGTGGAGCTACGCTGCCAAG GTGGCTCCCGCTGAGGGTTTCTCAGACCTCGCCATGCAGGTGATGACATCACCATCCAAGAACTACATCCTGACTGTGATTGGTGCGGGCGTGGCGGTGCTCTTCCTGATGGGGCTCCTCTGCGGCAGAATCACCAAACGCGTCACTCAGGAGCTGAAGGACAGGTAG